A genomic segment from Glycine soja cultivar W05 chromosome 20, ASM419377v2, whole genome shotgun sequence encodes:
- the LOC114401793 gene encoding uncharacterized protein LOC114401793, with translation MYGKYRGTLLIATTQDGNSHVLPLAFAVVEGETLTAWSWFLAHLREHVTDKDGICLISDRHASIKSAVANEALGWQPPHAYHVYCVRHIASNFNHKFKNGKQKEMLKKLGYTPCKHIFDRNFDKFCELSPPVKAWIGKISKEKWTMAYDKEGRRYGHMTTNLSECVNKVFKGCRNVPITALVKSTYSRCQKYFVDRGRQAQREIRDGQIYCSHVMKKLRENQEKACSHIVRTYDIQRTIFEVEEAFDPMTQRGGHKWAVNLNEHYCQCGQFTTYHYPCSHIIAACGTVSINFYQYIDVVYTNDYILRAYSAQWWPLGNDDAIVPSDEPWTLVPDPSFIRDKKGRP, from the exons ATGTATGGGAAGTATCGTGGTACGCTGTTAATTGCAACAACACAAGATGGAAATAGTCATGTTCTTCCGCTTGCATTCGCTGTGGTTGAGGGGGAAACATTaacagcgtggtcatggtttttggcacacttgcgtgaacatgtCACAGATAAAGATGGTATCTGTCTCATTTCTGATCGTCATGCAAGTATAAAGTCAGCTGTTGCGAATGAAGCACTTGGGTGGCAACCTCCTCATGCGTATCATGTGTATTGCGTGCGCCACATTGCAAGCAATTTTAATCACAAGTTTAAGAatgggaaacaaaaagaaatgttaaaaaaattag GATACACCCCGTGTAAGCATATTTTTgatagaaattttgataaattttgtgaGCTTAGTCCCCCAGTAAAAGCATGGATTGGGAAgatctcaaaagaaaaatggacaATGGCATATGACAAAGAAGGCCGTAGATACGGTCATATGACGACCAATCTATCGGAATGtgtaaataaagtttttaaggGATGTCGCAATGTACCAATAACTGCCCTTGTGAAGTCAACATACAGCAGGTGTCAAAAGTATTTTGTTGATCGTGGTCGTCAAGCACAAAGGGAAATACGCGATGGTCAAATATATTGCTCACACGTCATGAAAAAACTTCGGGAAAATCAAGAAAAGGCTTGTTCTCACATTGTTCGGACATATGATATTCAGAGAACAATATTTGAGGTTGAGGAGGCTTTCGACCCTATGACTCAACGAGGTGGACATAaatgggcagttaacttgaatgagCACTACTGTCAATGTGGACAATTTACTACTTACCACTATCCGTGCTCTCATATCATTGCTGCGTGTGGTACTGTTAGCATCAACTTCtatcaatatatagatgttgtgtaCACAAATGACTACATATTACGTgcttactccgcacaatggtggcctcttgggaatgacgATGCGATTGTCCCATCTGATGAGCCGTGGACACTTGTGCCTGATCCAAGTTTTATTCGTGACAAAAAAGGAAGGCCATGA